A single Agromyces sp. CF514 DNA region contains:
- a CDS encoding RidA family protein, translated as MEITHLNPPSLHRSPAFSQGVLVTGAHHTLYVGGQNGVDAEGVVVEGGLGPQTRRAMQNLLAVLAEAGADQTNVVSLTITLVAGADATEGYQASAEVWGRHATTVQVIQVAGFANPAFVVEVSAIAAIPAEG; from the coding sequence ATGGAGATCACGCACCTCAACCCGCCGTCGCTGCACCGCAGCCCGGCCTTCAGCCAGGGTGTGCTCGTCACCGGGGCGCACCACACCCTCTACGTCGGAGGGCAGAACGGCGTCGATGCCGAAGGCGTCGTCGTCGAGGGCGGCCTCGGGCCGCAGACCCGTCGCGCCATGCAGAACCTGCTCGCCGTGCTCGCCGAGGCGGGTGCCGACCAGACCAACGTGGTGTCGCTCACGATCACGCTCGTGGCCGGTGCCGACGCGACCGAGGGCTACCAGGCGTCGGCCGAGGTCTGGGGGCGGCACGCGACGACCGTGCAGGTCATCCAGGTCGCCGGGTTCGCGAACCCCGCGTTCGTCGTCGAGGTGAGCGCGATCGCGGCGATCCCGGCCGAGGGCTGA
- a CDS encoding amidase domain-containing protein: MTRPDEPTAFPADAEPAELSGADEMTDADRRRMYRRRRMLAVAAVVTVLAVGCGFVAIGWASATQGTASPDETAHDSVEVQESAAQADASAAPDSGLQLDWASLDPAVSEQMQYVQDNWDSTWSDEYGFIDENDCMDFASQSLIARGWVEDEDWWYAVGDAYSSSAAWRSSTAFMEYLESRPDLATMLTDDQRDQVKVGDIVQFDWDDSGDRDHTGIVTAVVTNDDGSIDVLYAGHTDATWDRSVDYAITEMHPGGDVTYWSITG; encoded by the coding sequence ATGACCCGCCCCGATGAGCCCACAGCGTTCCCTGCCGATGCCGAGCCCGCCGAGCTTTCGGGCGCCGACGAGATGACCGATGCCGACCGCCGCCGCATGTACCGGCGACGCCGCATGCTGGCCGTGGCAGCCGTCGTGACCGTGCTCGCGGTCGGATGCGGCTTCGTCGCCATCGGCTGGGCATCGGCGACGCAGGGCACCGCGTCGCCCGACGAGACGGCGCACGACTCGGTCGAGGTGCAGGAGTCGGCGGCGCAGGCGGATGCCTCGGCCGCACCCGATTCGGGCCTGCAGCTCGACTGGGCCTCGCTCGACCCCGCCGTCTCGGAACAGATGCAGTACGTGCAGGACAACTGGGACAGCACCTGGAGCGACGAGTACGGCTTCATCGACGAGAACGACTGCATGGACTTCGCGAGCCAGTCGCTCATCGCCCGGGGCTGGGTCGAAGACGAGGACTGGTGGTACGCCGTGGGCGACGCCTATTCGAGCTCGGCCGCCTGGCGCAGCTCGACCGCGTTCATGGAGTACCTCGAGTCGCGCCCGGATCTCGCGACCATGCTCACCGACGACCAGCGCGACCAGGTGAAGGTCGGCGACATCGTGCAGTTCGACTGGGACGACTCGGGCGACCGCGATCACACCGGCATCGTCACGGCGGTCGTGACGAACGACGACGGCTCGATCGACGTGCTCTACGCCGGCCACACGGATGCCACGTGGGACCGCTCGGTCGACTACGCGATCACCGAGATGCACCCGGGCGGCGACGTGACCTACTGGAGCATCACCGGCTGA
- a CDS encoding ABC transporter ATP-binding protein, protein MYTLTKLTKTYQQGNRTVHALKNVDLHIRSGQHVAIQGPTGGGKSTLLQMLGGLDRPTSGTITIGDDDISKMPDGRLAKIRAKEVGFVFQNFNLIPTLTAQENVETALEPLGVSGDQRAKRAAEALASVGLADRGGHLPSELSGGQQQRVAIARALVKEPDVLLADEPTGALDEETRDEILEILEGLHRDRGLTLIVVTHDSAVAKRAERRLHIKAGTVTER, encoded by the coding sequence ATGTACACGCTCACGAAACTCACGAAGACCTACCAGCAGGGCAACCGAACGGTGCACGCCCTCAAGAACGTCGACCTGCACATCAGGTCGGGACAGCACGTCGCCATCCAGGGGCCGACCGGCGGTGGCAAGTCGACCCTGCTGCAGATGCTCGGCGGGCTCGACCGGCCCACCTCGGGCACGATCACCATCGGCGACGACGACATCTCGAAGATGCCAGACGGCAGGCTCGCGAAGATCCGCGCGAAGGAGGTCGGGTTCGTCTTCCAGAACTTCAACCTCATCCCGACGCTCACCGCCCAGGAGAACGTCGAGACCGCGCTCGAACCGCTCGGCGTCTCCGGCGACCAGCGTGCGAAGCGGGCCGCGGAGGCGCTCGCGTCGGTCGGGCTCGCCGACCGCGGCGGTCACCTGCCGAGCGAGCTCTCCGGCGGCCAGCAGCAGCGCGTCGCGATCGCCCGCGCGCTCGTGAAGGAGCCGGACGTGCTCCTCGCCGACGAGCCGACGGGCGCGCTCGACGAGGAGACCCGCGACGAGATCCTCGAGATCCTCGAGGGCCTGCACCGCGACCGCGGGCTCACGCTCATCGTCGTCACGCACGACTCCGCGGTGGCCAAGCGAGCCGAGCGCCGCCTGCACATCAAGGCCGGCACGGTCACCGAGCGCTGA
- a CDS encoding ABC transporter permease: MFFTYLRRELAGRRRQTAIIAIGMALAIALVIIVNSVASGVKAAQASVLESVYGVGTDITVTQTPTAPTEGEGGGPRFEFGSGDGTTTDGTTEISQSRLMAGFGSSTFDASALDTVLGVDNVAAASGTLSLTNTTFNGEMPDFSQQQGTDGGTGPSADQQAAPPQGGSDGAGGSAFDVDSFSVLGLDPSADAIGPLSAVSLAEGRTLDTDDIGAYVAVLDADYATSAELAVGDTLNIGGTDFEIVGTVTSNAADSASASNVYIPLDVAQTLSGEDGMLSNIYVQAASSTDIAQVQADIEAALPDATVSTQEDLASSVSGSLSTASDLVSNLGLWLSLAVLVAAFLIAILFTISGVTRRTREFGTLKAIGWSNRRITGQVAGESLVQGLIGGALGIAIGLIGIVVINVIAPTLSGSASSGGFDMAAGPGGGSAGGDAASAGGGRSFGGPMGQTAAATTEVALNAPITVSVIAIAVGIAILGGLLAGAIGGWRASRLRPAEALRSVG, translated from the coding sequence ATGTTCTTCACGTACCTCCGGCGAGAGCTCGCCGGCCGCCGCAGACAGACGGCGATCATCGCCATCGGGATGGCGCTCGCGATCGCACTCGTCATCATCGTCAACTCCGTCGCTTCGGGGGTGAAGGCCGCCCAGGCCTCCGTGCTCGAGTCGGTCTACGGCGTCGGCACCGACATCACGGTCACCCAGACCCCGACCGCACCCACCGAGGGCGAGGGCGGCGGCCCGCGCTTCGAGTTCGGCTCGGGCGACGGCACCACCACCGACGGCACGACCGAGATCAGCCAGTCCCGCCTGATGGCCGGCTTCGGTTCGAGCACGTTCGATGCGAGCGCCCTCGACACCGTGCTCGGCGTCGACAACGTGGCGGCGGCCTCGGGCACGCTCTCGCTCACGAACACGACGTTCAACGGAGAGATGCCCGACTTCAGCCAGCAGCAGGGCACCGACGGCGGCACCGGTCCGAGCGCCGACCAGCAGGCCGCTCCCCCGCAGGGCGGCTCGGACGGTGCCGGCGGCAGCGCGTTCGACGTCGACTCGTTCAGCGTGCTCGGCCTCGACCCGTCGGCCGACGCCATCGGCCCGCTCTCGGCGGTCTCCCTCGCCGAGGGCCGCACGCTCGACACCGACGACATCGGCGCGTACGTCGCCGTGCTCGATGCCGACTACGCGACGAGCGCCGAGCTCGCCGTGGGCGACACGCTGAACATCGGCGGCACCGACTTCGAGATCGTCGGCACCGTGACCTCGAACGCCGCCGACTCGGCGAGCGCGTCGAACGTGTACATCCCGCTCGACGTCGCCCAGACGCTGTCGGGTGAGGACGGCATGCTCTCGAACATCTACGTGCAGGCCGCATCGTCGACCGACATCGCCCAGGTGCAGGCCGACATCGAGGCCGCGCTGCCCGACGCGACCGTGTCGACGCAGGAGGACCTCGCCTCGAGCGTCTCGGGTTCGCTCAGCACGGCCTCCGACCTCGTCTCGAACCTCGGGCTCTGGCTCTCGCTCGCCGTGCTCGTGGCCGCGTTCCTCATCGCGATCCTGTTCACGATCTCGGGCGTCACCCGACGCACCCGCGAGTTCGGCACCCTGAAGGCGATCGGCTGGTCGAACCGCCGCATCACCGGCCAGGTCGCCGGCGAGTCGCTCGTGCAGGGCCTCATCGGCGGTGCGCTCGGCATCGCGATCGGGCTCATCGGCATCGTCGTGATCAACGTCATCGCCCCGACCCTCTCGGGCAGCGCCTCGAGCGGCGGCTTCGACATGGCCGCGGGTCCCGGCGGCGGCTCGGCCGGCGGCGACGCGGCATCCGCAGGCGGCGGTCGCTCGTTCGGCGGCCCCATGGGCCAGACGGCCGCGGCCACGACCGAGGTCGCGCTGAACGCGCCCATCACGGTCTCGGTCATCGCCATCGCCGTGGGCATCGCGATCCTCGGCGGCCTGCTCGCCGGCGCGATCGGCGGATGGCGCGCTTCACGGCTGCGCCCCGCCGAGGCGCTGCGCAGCGTCGGCTGA
- a CDS encoding response regulator transcription factor, whose product MTTAATHRAPQIAKGDGSMVRVLVVDDEHSLTDLLKMALRYEGWDVRTAADGLSAVKVAREFRPDAIVLDIMLPDIDGLEVLQRVRADGTETPVLFLTAKDSLDDRIAGLTAGGDDYVTKPFSLEEVVARLRGLIRRSSLTLANAKDPVLVVGDLSLDEDSYEVERDGTPIELTATEFELLRFLMRNPRRVLSKAQILDRVWSYDFGGKESVVELYISYLRKKIDAGREPMIHTVRGAGYMIKAAG is encoded by the coding sequence ATGACGACCGCTGCAACGCATCGCGCCCCCCAGATCGCCAAGGGCGACGGATCCATGGTCCGCGTGCTCGTGGTCGACGACGAGCACTCGCTCACCGACCTGCTGAAGATGGCCCTGCGCTACGAGGGGTGGGACGTGCGCACCGCAGCCGACGGCCTCAGCGCGGTGAAGGTCGCCCGGGAGTTCCGCCCCGACGCGATCGTGCTCGACATCATGCTGCCCGACATCGACGGGCTCGAGGTGCTCCAGCGGGTGCGTGCCGACGGCACCGAGACGCCCGTGCTGTTCCTCACCGCGAAGGACTCGCTCGACGACCGCATCGCCGGCCTCACCGCAGGCGGCGACGACTACGTCACCAAGCCGTTCAGCCTCGAAGAGGTCGTCGCGCGACTGCGCGGACTCATCCGTCGCTCGTCGCTGACGCTGGCCAACGCGAAGGACCCGGTGCTCGTGGTCGGCGACCTCAGCCTCGACGAGGACAGCTACGAGGTGGAGCGCGACGGCACCCCGATCGAGCTCACGGCGACCGAGTTCGAACTGCTGCGCTTCCTGATGCGCAACCCGCGCCGCGTGCTCAGCAAGGCGCAGATCCTCGACCGGGTGTGGTCGTACGACTTCGGCGGCAAGGAATCGGTCGTCGAGCTCTACATCTCCTACCTGCGCAAGAAGATCGACGCGGGGCGCGAGCCCATGATCCACACCGTGCGCGGTGCGGGCTACATGATCAAGGCCGCCGGATGA
- a CDS encoding cell wall metabolism sensor histidine kinase WalK: protein MTKPGDPGHAAAARADAEQASTSGLALLDREAGTGGESRQSRAVGARASWTLRRRLLALVAGLLIAMSAVIGVATVALFHASSVERLDSSLRAAAERAGGATGPNVPNNPGLAVREFLSVPGQPDGTLGAVFVGDQSDAAYIAQGEFQPAGPAATAALGEVPIDRQVHTVTAGDLGDYRSLAVETAPDMRIVLALPLDAVTAQTTQLAITVAVVAIGGLLLALAVGPFVVRRALEPLERVTETARAVSERPLDRGDVDLTERVPVDDERTEVGRLGTAFNRMLGHVASALTAREHSERKVRRFVADASHELRTPLASIRGYAELTRLHGGDLPPDVTHAISRIEAESVRMTELVEDLLLLARLDEGRELGALPVDLGRMLGEAVGDAQAAGPDHDWEVRATDAYTTVVGDEPRLRQVVTNLLANARVHTPDGTHVVASLERECDEVVLRVSDDGPGVPPELIGSLFERFARGDSSRSRRAGSTGLGLAIVRAVVEAHDGEVDVESEPGSTVFTVRLPAAPPASPVE, encoded by the coding sequence ATGACGAAGCCAGGCGACCCCGGCCACGCCGCCGCCGCGCGGGCCGACGCCGAGCAGGCGAGCACTTCGGGGCTCGCGTTGCTCGACCGCGAGGCTGGCACGGGCGGCGAATCCCGGCAGTCACGCGCCGTGGGCGCCCGGGCATCGTGGACGCTGCGCCGCCGACTGCTCGCCCTCGTGGCGGGCCTGCTCATCGCGATGAGCGCCGTCATCGGCGTCGCGACGGTCGCGCTCTTCCACGCGTCGAGCGTCGAACGCCTCGACTCGAGCCTGCGCGCCGCGGCAGAACGGGCGGGCGGTGCGACCGGGCCGAACGTCCCGAACAATCCCGGCCTGGCGGTGCGCGAGTTCCTCAGCGTGCCCGGCCAGCCCGACGGCACGCTCGGGGCGGTCTTCGTCGGCGACCAGTCCGACGCCGCCTACATCGCGCAGGGGGAGTTCCAGCCCGCGGGTCCGGCCGCGACGGCAGCGCTGGGCGAGGTGCCGATCGACCGCCAGGTGCACACCGTCACGGCCGGCGACCTGGGCGACTACCGTTCGCTCGCGGTCGAGACCGCTCCCGACATGCGCATCGTGCTGGCGCTGCCGCTCGACGCCGTCACGGCGCAGACGACCCAGCTCGCGATCACCGTCGCAGTCGTCGCCATCGGCGGACTGCTGCTCGCGCTCGCCGTGGGCCCGTTCGTGGTGCGGCGTGCGCTCGAGCCGCTCGAGCGCGTGACCGAGACCGCCCGTGCCGTCTCGGAGCGCCCCCTCGACCGGGGCGACGTCGACCTGACCGAACGCGTGCCCGTCGACGACGAGCGCACCGAGGTCGGCCGGCTCGGCACCGCCTTCAACCGCATGCTCGGGCACGTGGCTTCCGCGCTGACCGCGCGCGAGCACAGCGAGCGAAAGGTGCGACGGTTCGTCGCCGACGCCTCGCACGAACTGCGCACCCCGCTCGCATCGATCCGCGGCTACGCCGAGCTCACGCGCCTGCACGGCGGCGACCTGCCGCCCGACGTGACGCACGCGATCTCGCGCATCGAGGCGGAGTCGGTGCGCATGACCGAACTCGTCGAGGACCTGCTGCTGCTCGCCCGGCTCGACGAGGGCCGCGAGCTCGGCGCCCTGCCCGTCGATCTCGGGCGCATGCTCGGCGAGGCCGTCGGCGACGCCCAGGCAGCAGGGCCCGATCACGACTGGGAGGTGCGGGCCACGGATGCCTACACCACCGTCGTCGGCGATGAACCACGCCTGCGCCAGGTCGTCACGAACCTGCTCGCCAACGCCCGGGTGCACACGCCGGACGGCACGCACGTGGTGGCTTCGCTCGAGCGAGAGTGCGACGAGGTGGTGCTTCGCGTGAGCGACGACGGGCCCGGCGTGCCGCCCGAACTGATCGGGTCGCTGTTCGAGCGCTTCGCCCGCGGCGATTCCTCGCGCTCGCGCCGCGCCGGCAGCACCGGACTCGGGCTCGCGATCGTGCGTGCGGTGGTCGAGGCGCACGACGGCGAGGTCGACGTCGAGAGCGAGCCCGGTTCCACGGTGTTCACCGTTCGCCTGCCCGCAGCCCCGCCCGCCTCGCCGGTCGAGTAG
- a CDS encoding MarR family winged helix-turn-helix transcriptional regulator, producing MTEASAAAPATATDEAIAEVEQQVSMLFSRVRLVWKEAAQQIHPDLQPAAYKLLSTIVRLGTTNAHVLAETFEMDKSVVSRQVRALEELGLVETRADERDGRVRVLVATELAIERVSRVREANQQRLRDVLAGYPEAELRSFSELLRRIAEA from the coding sequence GTGACCGAGGCCAGCGCAGCAGCCCCTGCTACCGCCACCGACGAGGCCATCGCCGAAGTCGAGCAGCAGGTGAGCATGCTCTTCAGCCGGGTGCGGCTCGTCTGGAAGGAGGCCGCGCAGCAGATCCACCCCGACCTGCAGCCCGCGGCGTACAAGCTCCTCTCGACGATCGTGCGCCTCGGCACCACGAACGCGCACGTGCTGGCCGAGACGTTCGAGATGGACAAGTCCGTCGTCAGCCGACAGGTGCGGGCGCTCGAGGAGCTCGGCCTGGTCGAGACCAGGGCCGACGAGCGCGACGGCCGGGTGCGGGTGCTCGTCGCGACCGAACTCGCGATCGAGCGGGTCAGCCGGGTGCGCGAAGCCAACCAGCAGCGCCTCCGCGACGTGCTGGCCGGGTACCCCGAGGCCGAGCTCCGGAGCTTCTCCGAGTTGCTCCGGCGCATCGCCGAGGCATGA
- a CDS encoding MDR family MFS transporter translates to MPAAPAQRTPREVIVAISGLVVAMFVAVISGTVVSTSMPLIIADLGGDQTAYTWVITASLLAMAVSTPIWGKLADLVNRKVLLISAIGLFVVGTAIAGFAQDTTTLIAVRVIQGLGAGGLMSLVMILIAVIISPRERGKYMGFVGGIMAVATIGGPLLGGVITDAWGWRANFFLPVPLAIIALIVIQLTLHLPPMPKRAVKIDYVGIALLTVGVSLLLIWVSLGGSEFEWDSMTSFVTIGVSAAAIIGFIVTEFFVAEPIVPMTLFKNRTFTLAVIASVAIGVSMFATSVFLAQYFQLARGATPTESGLMTIPMIVGQMGASILIGALISKFGKWKRFMVLGSVLVVAGAYLMTTLHYDTDYGLVSVYMVVLGAGLGMVMQNLTLVVQNDTPASQLGAASSNVNFFRTIAGTIGVTIMGSLLATQVTTHITSGLKNFTPTSPEEIDALKGLAGGGIPHVSQLPESVRVIIENAYGNGIADVFWVAVPLAVLSVLAIAFLPNKALSTKTAAESLKEEFEQVAIDLAEAEIGAPVTSSIQLVEADAAADAPSKATAGSGDRPSRAGSDTAENTTAR, encoded by the coding sequence ATGCCGGCCGCGCCGGCGCAACGCACCCCGCGCGAGGTGATCGTCGCGATCTCCGGCCTCGTCGTGGCGATGTTCGTCGCCGTCATCTCCGGCACGGTCGTCTCGACCTCGATGCCGCTCATCATCGCCGACCTCGGCGGCGACCAGACCGCCTACACCTGGGTCATCACCGCGAGCCTGCTCGCCATGGCCGTCTCGACCCCGATCTGGGGCAAGCTCGCCGACCTGGTGAACCGCAAGGTGCTGCTCATCTCGGCGATCGGCCTGTTCGTCGTCGGCACGGCGATCGCCGGCTTCGCGCAGGACACCACGACCCTCATCGCCGTGCGCGTGATCCAGGGCCTCGGCGCGGGCGGCCTCATGTCGCTCGTCATGATCCTCATCGCGGTCATCATCTCGCCGCGCGAGCGCGGCAAGTACATGGGCTTCGTCGGCGGCATCATGGCCGTCGCGACCATCGGCGGCCCGCTGCTCGGCGGCGTCATCACCGACGCGTGGGGTTGGCGCGCCAACTTCTTCCTGCCGGTGCCGCTCGCGATCATCGCGCTCATCGTCATCCAGCTCACCCTGCACCTGCCCCCGATGCCGAAGCGCGCCGTGAAGATCGACTACGTCGGCATCGCGCTGCTCACGGTCGGCGTCTCGCTCCTGCTGATCTGGGTCTCCCTCGGCGGCAGCGAGTTCGAGTGGGACTCCATGACCAGCTTCGTCACGATCGGCGTGTCCGCTGCGGCCATCATCGGCTTCATCGTCACCGAGTTCTTCGTGGCAGAACCCATCGTCCCGATGACGCTCTTCAAGAACCGCACGTTCACGCTCGCCGTCATCGCGTCCGTCGCGATCGGCGTCTCGATGTTCGCGACCAGCGTGTTCCTCGCCCAGTACTTCCAGCTCGCCCGTGGCGCGACCCCGACCGAGTCGGGCCTCATGACGATCCCCATGATCGTCGGCCAGATGGGCGCCTCGATCCTGATCGGCGCACTCATCAGCAAGTTCGGCAAGTGGAAGCGCTTCATGGTGCTCGGCTCCGTGCTCGTCGTCGCCGGCGCCTACCTCATGACCACGCTCCACTACGACACCGACTACGGCCTCGTCAGCGTCTACATGGTCGTGCTCGGCGCGGGCCTCGGCATGGTCATGCAGAACCTCACGCTCGTCGTGCAGAACGACACCCCGGCCTCGCAGCTCGGGGCCGCCAGCTCGAACGTGAACTTCTTCCGCACGATCGCGGGCACCATCGGCGTGACCATCATGGGCTCGCTGCTGGCCACGCAGGTCACGACGCACATCACGTCGGGCCTGAAGAACTTCACGCCCACCTCCCCTGAGGAGATCGACGCGCTGAAGGGCCTCGCCGGCGGCGGCATCCCCCACGTCTCGCAGCTGCCCGAGAGCGTCCGCGTGATCATCGAGAACGCCTACGGCAACGGCATCGCCGATGTCTTCTGGGTCGCCGTGCCGCTCGCGGTGCTCAGCGTGCTCGCGATCGCGTTCCTGCCGAACAAGGCGCTCTCGACGAAGACCGCGGCCGAGAGCCTGAAGGAGGAGTTCGAGCAGGTCGCGATCGACCTGGCCGAAGCCGAGATCGGTGCTCCGGTGACCTCGTCGATCCAGCTCGTCGAGGCGGATGCCGCGGCAGACGCGCCGTCGAAGGCGACCGCCGGCTCGGGCGACCGCCCGTCGCGGGCCGGCTCCGACACGGCCGAGAACACGACCGCCCGATAA